One window of Branchiostoma lanceolatum isolate klBraLanc5 chromosome 8, klBraLanc5.hap2, whole genome shotgun sequence genomic DNA carries:
- the LOC136440374 gene encoding dual specificity mitogen-activated protein kinase kinase 6-like, with amino-acid sequence MAGRRRPPRLQPIRMEPQPPSPKPPRNLDSVATISVGGKEFTCNADDLKPICELGRGAYGIVEKMRHESSNTVMAVKRIPVSVNSKEQKRLLMDLDISMRSSDHPCTVEFYGALFREGDVWICMEVMDISLDKFYKKVYSLDKTIPEDVIGKISVAVVDALYFLHGSLKVIHRDIKPSNILIDRKGRVKICDFGISGYLVDSVAKTLDAGCKPYMAPERINPDVNQKGYDVRSDIWSLGITLIELATGKFPYESWLTPFAQLKQVVEEPSPKLPADKFSPELVDFCAQCLNKNCKERPNYAGLVEHPFYKKYNEQTVDVASFVTSILGPDGDH; translated from the exons ATGGCAG GCAGAAGACGGCCCCCCAGACTTCAGCCCATTAGGATGGAGCCACAACCACCAAGTCCAAA GCCACCAAGAAATCTGGATTCTGTTGCAACCATTAGTGTTGGTGGGAAG GAGTTTACGTGCAATGCAGACGACCTGAAGCCCATCTGtgagctggggaggggggcatatggTATTGTGGAGAAGATGAGGCACGAGTCCAGCAATACAGTCATGGCTGTAAAG AGGATTCCCGTCTCGGTAAACAGTAAAGAACAGAAACGGTTGCTGATGGACCTGGACATCTCCATGCGCAGCTCTGACCACCCCTGCACAGTAGAGTTCTACGGAGCTCTCTTCAGAGAA GGTGATGTGTGGATCTGCATGGAGGTGATGGACATCTCACTTGACAAGTTCTACAAGAAAGTTTACAGCCTGGACAAGACCATCCCCGAGGACGTCATTGGCAAAATATCGGTGGCA GTGGTGGATGCACTGTACTTTTTACATGGTAGTTTAAAGGTCATACACAGAG ACATAAAGCCTTCAAATATCTTGATAGACAGAAAAGGTCGTGTGAAGATCTGTGATTTCGGTATCAGCGGTTACCTGGTGGATTCAGTTGCCAAGACTCTAGATGCTGGGTGCAAGCCATACATGGCG CCAGAGAGGATAAACCCTGATGTGAATCAGAAGGGATACGATGTCAGATCAGACATTTGGAGCTTAGGCATTACACTG ATTGAGCTAGCCACGGGGAAGTTTCCGTACGAGTCCTGGTTGACGCCGTTTGCCCAGCTGAAGCAGGTTGTGGAGGAACCATCCCCCAAACTACCTGCAGACAAGTTCTCCCCTGAGTTGGTCGACTTCTGTGCACAATG CTTAAACAAGAACTGCAAAGAAAGGCCCAACTATGCCGGTCTTGTG GAACACCCCTTCTACAAGAAGTACAACGAGCAGACCGTTGATGTTGCAAGTTTTGTCACATCAATACTTGGCCCCGACGGCGACCACTAG
- the LOC136440843 gene encoding 5-hydroxytryptamine receptor 1A-like — protein sequence MTAATHAAVSLNGSQSTAMAWNDSVWEDLNSTDTFNTTFPGGGSVRESPSTTWLVLTGLALSSLILVAILGNALVLIAFIKDRRLCTPANYLIVSMAVADLLVSVSVMPLNATYELMETWRLGRPACDLWISLDVTSCTASILSLCVIALDRYWAITDAVKYMHQRTTRRAVVMVAMVWVASLCISVPPLFGWRTAQDVADPLVCRISQDYGYTIFSTFGAFYVPSAVILVVYWKIFRAAQRRIRVRVGAQVPPARRNKPRSSDVDDTAGESRPVTPPPRNRRQQNGKDREDINIHVKVISVQPAGHSRLDSTTTTATTPEPQPGGSSNKPASAEGYSSNATTSTSKGAAYEDRFSKAPCVATVSEGIAVMERASDGFTNAQNLKKKIVFSKERRAAKTLGIITGVFIVCWLPFFLVALIEPFCAGCSISPLARSVITWLGYANSAMNPVLYGFVNKDFQKAFQKIFRRRNNY from the exons ATGACCGCCGCTACTCACGCCGCCGTCTCTCTCAACGGAAGCCAGTCAACAGCGATGGCGTGGAACGACTCGGTCTGGGAGGACCTGAACTCCACAGACACGTTCAATACAACTTTTCCCGGCGGCGGCAGTGTTCGGGAGTCCCCGTCCACGACGTGGCTCGTGCTGACGGGGCTGGCGCTGTCCTCACTCATCCTTGTGGCCATACTGGGCAACGCGCTGGTTCTGATAGCCTTCATCAAGGACCGTCGCCTCTGCACTCCGGCCAACTACCTCATAGTGTCCATGGCTGTAGCTGACCTACTGGTCTCTGTTTCG GTCATGCCGCTGAACGCTACCTACGAACTGATGGAGACGTGGAGACTGGGGCGGCCCGCCTGTGACCTGTGGATCTCCCTGGACGTCACCTCCTGCACAGCCTCCATCTTGTCTCTCTGTGTCATCGCTCTGGACCGCTACTGGGCCATCACAGACGCCGTCAAG TACATGCACCAGCGAACCACCCGCCGTGCTGTGGTGATGGTGGCCATGGTGTGGGTGGCGTCGCTATGCATCTCTGTCCCCCCGCTGTTCGGGTGGCGCACGGCGCAGGACGTGGCCGACCCGCTTGTCTGCAGGATATCACAG GACTATGGCTACACCATCTTCTCTACCTTCGGCGCCTTCTACGTGCCTTCGGCAGTCATCCTGGTGGTGTACTGGAAAATCTTCCGGGCTGCCCAGCGGCGGATCCGGGTGCGGGTCGGTGCCCAGGTCCCGCCGGCCAGACGGAACAAGCCCCGGTCCTCGGACGTTGATGACACCGCAGGCGAATCACGTCCCGTTACGCCTCCGCCCCGGAACCGACGTCAGCAGAACGGCAAGGACAGAGAAGACATCAACATCCACGTCAAGGTCATCTCTGTCCAGCCTGCTGGCCACAGCCGACTGGACTCCACAACTACAACGGCAACCACGCCCGAGCCGCAACCAGGTGGCTCTTCCAACAAACCTGCTTCAGCAGAGGGATACTCGTCAAATGCGACTACTAGTACTTCG AAGGGAGCAGCCTACGAGGACCGGTTCTCCAAGGCGCCTTGCGTGGCCACCGTGTCGGAAGGGATCGCCGTGATGGAGCGGGCCTCCGACGGCTTCACCAACGCGCAGAACCTGAAGAAGAAAATCGTCTTCTCCAAGGAGCGGCGAGCTGCCAAGACGCTGGGCATCATCACCGGGGTGTTCATCGTGTGCTGGCTGCCGTTCTTCCTGGTGGCGCTGATCGAGCCGTTCTGCGCCGGCTGCTCCATCTCCCCCCTCGCCAGGAGCGTCATCACGTGGCTGGGGTACGCCAACTCCGCCATGAACCCCGTCCTCTACGGCTTCGTCAACAAGGACTTTCAAAAGGCATTCCAGAAGATATTCAGAAGAAGAAACAATTACTGA